A region from the Triticum urartu cultivar G1812 chromosome 1, Tu2.1, whole genome shotgun sequence genome encodes:
- the LOC125535959 gene encoding protein IQ-DOMAIN 3-like → MGKKVRWFDAVHRILSPSEPDRDEKEDKQPAERPTSKSSFKKLWQFGKSSTSTSSSSAAHQQPPPQPDQQDAAEAKSTGTTSEQNNGGFQVAALAAPVAQQPAEATAVVTPRAPARSREELAAVRIQTACRGYLVRKGYKARAQARLMSLLEGVAVKRQTEDALYSMQMMTRVQTQIYARRVNKDKALKSQVQPKQGPDKTKTGEVWDHTHQSKEQIEATLATKQEAASRRQKALSYAFSHQWRNKSPSSSSSSGRGRVTPTLSHPPTFMDPGCPNWGWSWAERCLAASRPWESQTAPPDVKDRAAPAKSVGRAASPRVSISVHIPTTPTGRSARPAGRSSPSTPTQPRSPSVPGKTIASPRRAPSPRGSPFNKSGSTLSERPRSSQEHVGASSGGGGDEKETSLRRTTSLRSGEQPRKLSLGTREVDAGETGDAPVTPSYMQATKSVKAKARCASPAAADKAELPERVPLVSSPSMKRRPSPEFPEKQGVSSPRTPRTPSTPGKAKPEIRTKRPPSPRL, encoded by the exons ATGGGGAAGAAGGTGAGGTGGTTCGACGCCGTGCACAGGATCCTGAGCCCGTCGGAACCTGATCGCGACGAGAAGGAAGACAAGCAG CCGGCCGAGAGACCGACGAGCAAATCGAGCTTCAAGAAGCTATGGCAGTTCGGCAAGTCCAGCACgtccacttcttcttcctccgcggCGCATCAGCAGCCTCCTCCGCAGCCCGATCAGCAGGATGCTGCGGAGGCCAAATCCACCGGAACGACGAGCGAGCAGAACAATGGTGGGTTCCAAGTCGCAGCGCTCGCCGCACCGGTGGCGCAGCAGCCGGCAGAGGCTACGGCCGTCGTCACGCCAAGAGCGCCCGCGCGGTCAAGGGAGGAGCTTGCCGCCGTCAGGATTCAGACGGCTTGCAGGGGCTACCTG GTAAGGAAGGGGTACAAGGCGAGAGCACAGGCTCGGCTGATGTCGCTGCTGGAGGGGGTCGCCGTGAAGCGCCAGACGGAGGATGCGCTGTACAGCATGCAGATGATGACGAGGGTTCAGACCCAGATATACGCCAGGAGGGTCAACAAGGACAAGGCTCTCAAGAGTCAGGTCCAGCCCAAGCAAGGGCCTGACAAAACCAAG ACTGGTGAAGTCTGGGATCACACTCACCAGTCCAAGGAGCAGATCGAGGCCACGCTCGCGACGAAGCAGGAGGCTGCGTCGAGGCGGCAGAAGGCCCTGTCATACGCTTTCTCTCACCAG TGGAGGAACAAGAGCccctcttcttcatcttcctctgGGAGAGGGAGAGTGACACCCACGCTGTCGCACCCTCCGACGTTCATGGACCCCGGCTGCCCCAACTGGGGCTGGAGCTGGGCGGAGCGCTGTCTGGCGGCGTCCAGGCCGTGGGAGAGCCAGACCGCGCCGCCGGACGTCAAGGACCGCGCTGCTCCGGCCAAGAGCGTCGGCCGGGCCGCCAGCCCGAGGGTGTCCATCTCGGTTCATATTCCCACCACGCCGACGGGCAGGTCCGCTCGGCCGGCCGGCCGGTCGTCGCCGTCGACCCCGACGCAGCCGCGGTCACCCTCGGTGCCGGGAAAGACGATCGCGTCGCCCCGGCGGGCTCCGAGCCCGAGGGGTAGCCCGTTCAACAAGTCGGGAAGCACGCTATCGGAACGCCCGCGGAGCAGCCAGGAGCACGTGGGGGCAAGCAGTGGCGGCGGTGGCGACGAGAAGGAGACCTCGCTGCGGCGGACGACGAGCTTGCGGTCGGGGGAGCAGCCGAGGAAGCTGAGCCTGGGAACGAGAGAGGTGGACGCAGGCGAGACGGGCGACGCGCCGGTGACGCCCAGCTACATGCAGGCGACCAAGTCCGTGAAGGCCAAGGCCCGGTGCGCGAGCCCCGCGGCGGCTGACAAGGCCGAGCTCCCCGAAAGGGTGCCTCTCGTGTCCTCGCCGTCGATGAAGAGGCGCCCGTCGCCGGAGTTCCCGGAGAAACAAGGGGTGTCGTCGCCGAGGACGCCAAGGACGCCGAGCACGCCGGGCAAGGCGAAGCCGGAGATCAGGACGAAGCGGCCTCCCAGCCCCAGGCTCTAG
- the LOC125520979 gene encoding uncharacterized protein LOC125520979 gives MIWLSGVEGGVNPEGRDELPPVDAATDGEAMAQGSFGEADFDAMMAESGGLQGEEEEEGSSLAQTQNIAADTAEISDPAVPPHDAEAGSNEDGQRVRYRLPPLDKDGFRVSDLVWAKLQGRPWWPGAIFDPSDASELALKHQKEGHHLVAFFGDGSFAWCLESQLKPFMDNCLEMEKQGNSDAFTNAVNYALQELSTRILTAASCSCLPEYLSENGMCYLRGNSGLKAGVACSKVSQAEILQYFSPEHLLHYMKSLALSPCQGGVLQDLVIACSQLMSFYRSKGYGEIASFQSGSAWAEDGIDTTVTNEVQPSVKPKRGRGRPRKRKPDDDIELTEGRPIVKPQNEPIVHNNIGETECGEVDISVKKPAKRRRVQRRHGVDTKDLLSGMAASTEMSMIGKTEGDRSEEWKFLPCPKEETTDHMQDAYWSGLSLHTVSTHSLKGASGKTRPIRRRRQTRRTCAPSSDRSSPVCDMQPETLGVNRKVEVIKRSIIHVDEKMVHDVNPTALVLCFGKSIALPSEMDFIRMFSRYGPLKETETEVHKNTNTAKVVFRKRVDAERAFSVAGNFGSFGPSLRSFRLANMPFSLRTTELNYPKLRPEGMETPACRVSGVALDSAQIDIVDKADKGETVRNPSVEHTEMVKLAGQDEGNTERALHAGGRNEESPDVLSDTMQTGIVDDTLKHKLVCVHGVVEASEDTMEVDNTDESREETSMPKDLRAQAFTRYVPKQSVGDEYTLQGIEGSTVEMPVGEARKFSCC, from the exons ATGATCTGGCTTTCGGGGGTGGAGGGAGGGGTGAACCCGGAGGGGCGGGACGAGCTGCCGCCGGTGGATGCCGCCACGGACGGGGAGGCGATGGCGCAGGGGAGTTTCGGCGAGGCAGATTTTGACGCCATGATGGCGGAATCTGGTGGGTTGcagggcgaggaggaggaggaggggagtAGCCTGGCGCAGACACAGAATATTGCCGCCGACACGGCGGAGATTTCTGATCCTGCCGTACCTCCACACGATGCTGAAGCCG GATCGAACGAAGATGGTCAGCGTGTTAGATACCGTCTTCCTCCCCTTGATAAAGATGGGTTTCGAGTTTCTGATCTTGTCTGGGCTAAATTGCAAGGTCGTCCCTGGTGGCCTGGTGCAATTTTTGATCCTTCGGATGCATCTGAGCTGGCATTGAAGCATCAGAAAGAGGGCCACCATCTGGTAGCATTTTTTGGTGACGGCTCTTTTGCGTGGTGTCTGGAATCCCAGTTGAAGCCTTTCATGGACAACTGTCTAGAGATGGAGAAACAAGGCAATTCTGATGCCTTCACCAATGCAGTTAATTATGCGCTTCAAGAACTCTCAACGCGGATATTGACGGCCGCGAGTTGCTCTTGTCTCCCAGAATACCTCTCTGAGAATGGCATGTGTTATCTGCGTGGGAATTCTGGGCTCAAGGCTGGAGTTGCTTGCTCTAAGGTTAGCCAGGCTGAGATATTGCAATATTTCAGTCCAGAACACCTTCTTCATTATATGAAGTCGCTGGCTCTGTCCCCTTGCCAAGGAGGTGTTCTGCAGGATTTAGTGATTGCTTGCTCTCAACTTATGTCTTTCTATCGGTCTAAGGGATACGGTGaaattgcatcatttcaatctggCAGTGCATGGGCAGAGGATGGCATCGACACAACTGTTACCAATGAAGTGCAGCCTAGTGTGAAGCCCAAAAGAGGTAGGGGAAGACCTCGTAAGCGAAAGCCTGACGATGACATAGAGTTGACAGAGGGAAGGCCCATTGTGAAGCCTCAGAATGAACCGATAGTTCATAACAACATTGGTGAAACAGAGTGTGGTGAAGTTGACATCTCTGTGAAGAAGCCGGCAAAAAGAAGGCgtgtgcagaggcgccatggtgtgGACACCAAGGACTTATTATCTGGGATGGCAGCTTCTACTGAAATGAGCATGATTGGAAAAACTGAAGGGGACAGGAGTGAAGAGTGGAAATTTTTGCCTTGCCCTAAGGAAGAAACAACGGACCATATGCAGGACGCCTACTGGTCTGGACTGAGTTTACATACTGTCTCGACTCATAGCCTCAAAGGGGCAAGTGGAAAAACAAGGCCGATACGTAGGCGGAGACAGACGCGACGAACATGTGCACCTTCATCAGATCGTTCTTCCCCTGTATGTGATATGCAGCCTGAAACGTTGGGTGTTAACAGAAAGGTAGAAGTGATAAAAAGATCAATTATCCACGTTGACGAGAAGATGGTCCACGATGTAAACCCCACTGCACTTGTTTTGTGCTTTGGCAAGTCAATTGCTCTTCCTTCAGAAATGGATTTTATTAGGATGTTCAGTCGCTATGGACCACTAAAAGAAACCGAGACTGAAGTGCACAAGAACACAAATACTGCTAAAGTTGTCTTCAGGAAACGTGTCGATGCTGAAAGGGCTTTCAGTGTTGCTGGCAACTTTGGCTCTTTTGGACCTTCACTTCGAAGTTTTCGTCTTGCGAATATGCCATTTTCTCTAAGAACGACTGAATTGAATTATCCCAAGTTACGCCCTGAAGGCATGGAGACTCCTG CTTGTAGGGTGTCTGGAGTTGCACTGGATTCTGCGCAAATTGACATCGTCGACAAAGCTGACAAAGGTGAAACTGTAAGGAATCCATCAGTTGAACACACTGAGATGGTCAAGCTTGCAGGACAAGATGAAGGCAATACCGAGCGTGCTTTACATGCCGGAGGCAGAAATGAAGAGTCACCTGATGTTCTCTCAGATACCATGCAAACTGGAATTGTAGATGACACCCTAAAACACAAACTTGTGTGTGTACATGGTGTTGTCGAGGCCTCGGAAGATACCATGGAAGTTGATAATACGGATGAGTCTCGAGAAGAAACTAGCATGCCTAAGGACCTGAGAGCTCAAGCTTTTACTCGATATGTACCAAAACAGTCTGTGGGGGATGAGTACACGCTCCAGGGAATCGAGGGGTCAACAGTTGAAATGCCTGTTGGGGAGGCTAGAAAATTTAGCTGCTGCTGA